A single region of the Pelobates fuscus isolate aPelFus1 chromosome 4, aPelFus1.pri, whole genome shotgun sequence genome encodes:
- the LOC134607984 gene encoding carboxymethylenebutenolidase homolog yields the protein MANEARPCPCDIGDKFEHEEQGKVIQIEHIKAYVCKPHSSTDKAVIVVQDIFGWELPNTRFIADLLSAHGYITVCPDLFRGQEPWNPNGDWSVFPEWLKSRPATKVDKEVDVVLKYLREQCHVKKIGVIGFCWGGIVTHHLMLKYPDIKAGVSFYGIIRDAEDRYNLQNPTLFIFGEIDSIIPLDQVNVLKEKLKEHAKVDYEVKVFPKQTHGFVHRKKEDINPEDKPYIEEARKDMIEWLHKYIN from the exons ATGGCAAATGAAGCTCGTCCCTGTCCATGTGACATTGGAGATAAATTTGAACATGAAGAACAAGGAAAAGTGATACAAATTGAACACATTAAAGCTTATGTATGCAAACCGCATTCCAGCACAGACAAAGCTGTTATTGTAGTCCAAGATATCTTTGGATGGGAGCTCCCTAACACTCGATTCATTGCTGATCTACTTTCTGCTCATGGATACAT AACAGTGTGCCCAGATTTATTTAGAGGACAGGAGCCATGGAATCCAAACGGTGACTGGTCTGTCTTCCCTGAATGGTTAAAATCTCGTCCAGCAACTAAAGTTGATAA agaggTAGATGTTGTTCTCAAGTATTTAAGGGAACAGTGTCATGTTAAAAAGATTGGAGTTATTGGCTTTTGCTGGGGTGGAATCGTGACTCATCATTTAATGTTAAAATATCCAGATATAAAAGCTGGAGTGTCATTTTATG GTATAATCCGTGATGCAGAAGATCGCTATAATCTGCAAAACCCaaccttatttatttttggtgaaaTTGATTCCATCATTCCCCTTGATCAG GTAAATGTACTAAAGGAGAAATTAAAAGAACATGCTAAGGTTGATTATGAGGTGAAGGTGTTTCCAAAACAGACACATGGATTTGTACACAGAAAGAAAGAAGATATCAACCCAGAGGACAAACCTTATATTGAAGAAGCAAGAAAAGACATGATTGAATGGCTCCACAAATACATTAACTGA